In Lolium rigidum isolate FL_2022 chromosome 3, APGP_CSIRO_Lrig_0.1, whole genome shotgun sequence, the genomic window ctgccattccaaagtacattacttgagtgctacctttaaaaactctattctttgcctttgcaatatatagctcatgggaaaaatagccttaaaaattattgtggtgaagaatatgtacttatgtatcttatttcttaataagttgcttgttgagtgatacgtcccaaacgtatctataatttcttatgttccatgctacttttatgatgatactcacatgttttatacacattatatgtcatatttatgcattttccggcactaacctattgacgagatgccgaagagccgattcttgttttctctgtttttggtttcgaaatcctacaaaggaaatattctcggaattggacgaaatcaacgcccagggtcttatttttccacgaagcttccagaagaccgaaagggaaacgaagtggggcgacgaggcgccgccacgccagggccgcacggccaagggcggggccgcgccgccctgttgtgtgggaccctcgtgccgcccctaaacctacccttccgcctacttaaagccttcgtcgcgaaacccccagtaccgagagccacgatacggaaaaccttccagagacgccgccgccgccaatcccatctcgggggattcgggagatcgcctccggcaccctgccggagaggggaatcatctcccggaggtctcttcatcgccatgatcgcctccggatcgatgtgtgagtagtccacccctggactatgggtccatagcagtagctagatggttgtcttctcctcattgtgctatcatgttagatcttgtgagctgcctatcatgatcaagatcatctatttgtaatccaacatgttgtgtttgttgggatccgatgaatattgaatactatgtcaagttgattatcaatctatcatatatgttgtttatgttcttgcatgctctccgttgctagtagaggctctggccaagttgatacttgtgactccaagagggagtatttatgctcgatagtgggttcatgcctccattaaatctgggacagtgacagaaagttctaaggttgtggatatgctgttgctactagggataaaacatcgatgctttgtctaaggatatttgtgttgattacattacgcaccatacttaatgcaattgtatgttgtttgcaacttaatactggaaggggttcggatgataacctgaaggtggactttttaggcatagatgcatgcttggatagcggtctatgtactttgtcgtaatgccctgattaaatctcatagtactcatcatgatatatgtatgtgcattgttatgccttctttatttgtcaattgcccaagctgtaatttgttcacccaacatctcgtttatcttatgggagagacaccactagtgaactgtggaccccggtccaatactttacatctgaaatacaatctactgcaattgttctttacttgttcttcgcaaacaatcatcatcatccacactatacatctaatcctttgtttacggcaagtctggtgagattgacaacctcacctgttacgttgggacaaagtattttgattgtgttgtgcaggttcgacgttggcgccggaatccctggtgttgcgccgcactacactccgccaccaacaaccttcacgtgcttcttgactcctactggttcgataaccttggtttcttactgagggaaaacttgctgttgtacgcatcacaccttcctcttggggttcccaacggacgtgtgtcttacacgccatcattgagcggtaaccatgtttctggggacgccatcaactattacacctttgttgaatatcatgtgagttgctatgcatgttcgtcttgtctgaagtaagggcgattttcatgatcaaatggtttgagtatgcatattgttagagaagaacattgggccgctaactaaagccatgattcatggtggaagtttcggtttggacaattaatcctcaatctcttatgagaatattatccgttgttgaatgcttatgcattaaagaggagtccattatctgttgtctatgttgtcccggtatggatgtctaagttgagaataatcaaaagcgagaaatccaatgcgaactttgtccttagacctttgtacaggcgacatagaggtacccctttgtgacacttggttgaaacatatgctatgcaatgataatccatgttaatccaagctaattaggacaaggtgcgagcactattggtaatctatgcatgaggcttgcaacttataggatgtcttatacataacacatatgatttattactaccattgacaaaattgtttctatgttttcaaactgaaaagctctagcacaaaaatattaatccatgcttccctctgcgaagggccaatcttttactttattgttgagtcagtttacctacttccttctatcttagaagcaaacacttgtatcaattgagtgcattgattcttacatttttacctattgcacttgttatattactttgtgttgacaattatccatgagataaatatgttgaagttgaaagcaattgctgaaacttatacctTCCTTTGTGttctttcaaagctttctactaagaatctattgctttatgagtaactcttatgcaagtcttattgatgcttgtcttgaaagtactattcatgaaaagtctttgctatatgattcatttgtttactcattgtctttaccattgcttcgaatcgctgcattcatctcatatgctttacaatagtattgatcaagattatgatagcatgtcacttcgaaattatcattgttatcgtttacctactcgagggcgagtaggaactaagcttggggatgcttgatacgtctcaaacgtatctataatttcttatgttccatgctacttttatgatgatactcacatgttttatacacattttatgtcattattatgcattttccggcattaacctattgacgaggtgccgaagagccgattctgtcgtttctgcttgtttttggtttcgaaatcctacaaaggaaatattctcggaattggacgaaatcaacgcccagggtcttatttttccacgaagcttccagaagaccgaaagggaaacgaagtggggcgacgaggcgccgccacgccagggccgcacggccaagggtggggccgcgccgccctgttgtgtggggccctcgtgtcgcccctaaacctacccttccgcctacttaaagccttcgtcgcgaaacccccgcatcgagagccacgatgtggaaaaccttccgcagacgccgccgccgccaatcccatctcgggggattcgggagatcgcctccggcacctcgccggagaggggaatcatctcccggagggctcttcatcgccatgatcgcctccggatcgatgtgtgagtagttcacccctggactatgggtccatagcagtagctagatggttgtcttctcctcattgtgctatcatgttagatcttgtgagctgcctatcatgatcaagaacatctatttgtaatgctacatgttgtgtttgttgggatccgatgaatatggaatactatgtcaagttgattatcaatctatcatatatgttgtttatgttcttgcatgctctccgttgctagtagaggctctggccaagttgatacttgtgactccaagagggagtatttatgctcgatagtgggttcatgcctccattgaatgctgggacgatgacggaaagttctaaggttgtggatgtgcttgatgccactagggataaaatatcgatgctttgtctaaggatatttgtgttgattacattacgcatcatacttaatgcaattgtccgttgtttgcaacttaatactggaaggggttcggatgataactctgaaggtggactttttaggcatagatgcatgcttggatagcggtctatgtactttgtcgtaatgccctgattaaatctcatagtactcatcatgatatatgtatgtgcattgttatgccttctttatttgtcaatttcccaactgtaatttattcacccaacatgctatttatcttatgggagagacaccactagtgaactgtggaccccggtccattctttacatctgaaatacaatctaccgcaattgttctttacttgttcttcgcaaacaaacatcatcatccacactatacatctaatcctttgtttacaacaagccggtgagattgacaacctcactcgttacgttggggcaaagtactttgattgtgttgtgcaggttccatgttggcgccggaatccctggtgttgcgccgcactacactccgccaccaacaaccttcacgtgttccttgactcctactggttcgataaccttggtttcttactgagggaaaacttgctgttgtgcacatcacaccttcctcttggggttaccaacggacgtgtgtcttacacaccATCACACACCATTCAaagatagaagagattgcacacctttgcaataattagtcattagtggcaCATTTAGAGAGAagtttagtcaatttcttgacatgGCTAAGGGTTTAAATGTGAGGAAAAGTGgtgtatttcacagccatcaggaggcttcttcgtcatcatcatcatcatcatcatcatgaccaTCACCATCGACATTCGCTTTCATCTCGTTGTAATTCCAAACCCTAGCGAGGCTTGGCACATGTACTTGTTTGATCCCTTGTACTCCATTGGTATAATCATGATGATGTTGTTtgcctccatgtgtgagtagttccatttgttcttggggagatggaggaaCCCTAACTATATGCTATGTACTTAAAGAAAGATTATGGTGTCTTcatttgtaatatatatgtagGTTTTCTTCAACAATATTGTGTGAAGTTGACCACATAATAGTTTTGCCTGTTGGGGGATGTTAGAGGAAATCATCGTTGTAGGTAGTTGGTGGTTTGGGGGCGAACGTGAGAGAGTTCCATAACATCCCATCAACTACTGCCAGCGAGGGAATACCAGAGATTCTAGAACTATGTATGTAACCATGATGAGACCATCAATCACTAGTGAACTCTGACGACATGCTAATATAGGAGGACTGGTGGTGGTTATGTGCGATGCATAGCACAACACATTTGTGGTGCACCTTTATTCGACTCCACCTGTCCATACATACTACAAGAACATTATAAATCCTAATTATGTTTCTAAACTATGCTACCGGTGAATACGCAACTCCACGATAACTCTTTAGCCTTATCGTAGTTTCAAATACTTAACCATCGCTCACTCTGCTCGCTTTCGCTTTACTACGACTTTATTCGCACAAACAACCATTCATTCTACACATTCTTGCTTTGTACCAAAGATAACTTATAGGTACAAACAATCAAAGGTAGAAAAAGACATTAAAACCATAGCAATTTAGCTATCCGTGGATTCAATACTCTTGATTGTAAGCTACTTACACATGTACACATGcagacatcaagctacttttgaCACCGTTGTCGGGGAGCTAAGCACTATTGATCTGTGTTTTAAGTTATCTTAAAATTTGCTACTTGTACTGACTGTTTGCAAATTATGGGCAAACACCATGGACTCTCACACACTACCACCACAAACTTGCTACTCTTAAGTGCTCTGGAGAACTACCTATTGATGCTTTCATGAGAGTATCTTGGGGGTAATAATGATGAATATGAAGATAATCCCATATTTCTTGATATGACGCACGCCAAGAAATTTGTAGGAAATAATGATACATAATATCCATATGCTCACATTGATTTCTTTAAAGATACTTAAGAAGAAATGAGGTTAAAATTATTTGGAGAAAGGCTTGCTAATAAGGCATTCACTTGGTTCAAGACTTTGCCTGCAGGGTATGATGGACACTTGAGCAAGTTTGTCGCATCTATTCTTGACTTGCTTCTATCCAAAGAGCAAGTATGATGGAGCAGGGCGCAAGATTCTAAACTTTAAAAATAAGCCGGGATAAAGTCTTGTTAAAGGGTATACAAGGGTTGGAGGTTTGCTAGACAACTTCCCACATCACCAGTTGCCCACTTGGTTAGTTTTACATGCTTTTTGTGAAGGTCTTAGTGACAAGAATAGGAGAGAAGTAGACATATCTTCTAGGGAAGGCTTTATGAAGTTTACTATCACAAAGGCTTAGAAATTGCTAGATAGGATTCGTAATATTAGGGAAACTTGGTCTTTTGACACACAGAACAAAGTGGCGTAAGGTTGAACATGAATACATGATTGCATTGAAGCTTTTCTCGAGACTAGTAAAATAGAGGATATGGCTGACAATTTTCACTTAGATTCCGACATTATCTTGCATATTTTTCAATCTTTTACTAACCATATTAAAGCACCAAAGCAAGGATGGACAAGATACAAGAAGGATGCGATTGAAAATTCAAAGCTTGTTAAGGGAACGTCACGATACGCCTATATTGATGCCCGATTGGAACCTTTGAAAGAAAGACCACCTTATACGGATCCTCTACCTTTCCATAATACTAATCGGAAGCATATGATGCCATCTGAAAACAAACAACAAACAAAGACGgttgaaataaataaatgtaCTTCAAGGTAAGTAAAGATGTTACTAAAGGCCCTGAACAACTTATATTTTCTACTTGCAAGTCAGACTCTAACAAGGCAAACAATCATATTAAGAAAACTTTACCGTGTGAACTCTACCATAATGTACGAAGATGGGTTATAAGGTCGATGTACACTCCTCGTAGCTAATACTATTTCACAACGTATCCATGTTGCTTGATATACCTCCTACTTTGCCATGGTTCGATAACAACACAATTAGTCACACACCCACGTTACTTGAGATACCCCTACTTTACCGTTCTTCGATTATAAAGACAAGAATCATCAATGTAATATATGTGCAACATATTCATTAATCAATATTTTTGAACTTAATAACTATGGCAGCTACATGTAGATAATGTATACACTATATCATCTTCCATATCTTTGTTATAGTTGTGAAGTATTTGAAATTATTTGTTTCCTTTTCGATGAGTATATGCTGAAAATATTTTGAATCTGCAAGAAATCTATTAAAAAATATGCATGGTTTTTATTTTTAAAGCGAAATTATGCAATTTCAGTTGGATCTGCATAGTTGTCCTTTACACGATGCAGAGTTTCCACCCGAGAggccaaccaaaaaaaaaaagtcattTCTGTTTCTCCTCCTACCACCAGCACCAGGTCTCTGTTTCTCCCATCTCTCATCCCAAATCAACAAACCGCCTCCCCGTCGCATCGCATCGCATCGATCCCAATCTCACCGcccccaaaaccctaaccctcacTCGCCTCGTCGCACGGCGGCGGattgcggcggcggaggcgcgagATGACTGCGCGCGCGTGAGCATTCGTGGAAGCGATCGCGGAGGTGGGGCCTTCCCGCGACCCGCGAGCGGCGTAGCTGGTGCCCGGCGCGTGGGtatggcgacgtcgtcgtcggctggtgggggcggcgcggccgggggcgcgCCCGGTCTCAAGACCTACTTCAAGACCCCCGAGGGCCGGCACAAGCTGCAGTACGAGAAGACCCACTCCCCCTCCGTGCTGCACTACAACCACGGCGCCGGCGGCAAGACCGTCTCCGAGGTATGAACGTCCACCGAGTCCGCACCGCCGATGATCGGGCCGTGGGGTTTGTGGCTAGCGCGACTGTTGGGATCTCGATGGGCTGCTGTGTATGGGATGTTGACTTGATCAGGCGACGGATTCGGGTGTATCTTTTTTTTCGTGTATTCGGTCGGGATTTTGATTGAATTTAGTTAGGGCTTCCAGTAAGTTTTGGGTTGTGGTAGTTCAGGTGACATTTTTGGAGAGAATGCTTCATACTTAGTCCCTCCGCCACTCCCTTAGGAGTGACCACCCTAGGTTGCTGCCAGTCCCTTAAGAGTGACCATCTATGGAACCTCACATAGTGATGAATTTAGAGGGGTACCTTGTTGGGGATTTTAATGGTATAACCGATGATTTCTGTTGTTTTTCTTCTTTACCGATGATCGACTTCGTCGCCATGTTTACTCTTCTATTCTGAAAGGTTAATATTGTGTCAATAACTTTCAACAATGGCAGATGACGGTGGCATATCTGAAGGAGAAACCAGTGGGGCAGGGTTCTACACCTTCAACACCAAGTTCCGGCAGCGGTATGCGATCTGCAGCTGCGAGACTGCTTGGTACCGGGAATGGGAGCCGAACACTCAGCTTTGCGGGAAACAATGGTGTCAACAGGGCTGTTTCAGGGAGCAGCCGTGTGGGTGGAGGCATCGGTATGTCAACGAGCGTTAGTGGATCACAAGCAGTGGTGAACTACGATGGCAAGGGCACATACATCATCTTCAATACTGCTGATACACTCTTCATCAGTGATCTCAACTCACATGACAAAGTATTAGTTCCTTTGCCGAATGCATGCTAAAGTTACCTGCAACACTCTTACCTTGTGGTTATCTGATCAAGGTATTAACTGCACCAGGATCCAGTCAAGTCCATCCACTTCAGCAACTCAAACCCGCTTTGTCATGCATTTGACTCGGAGGCCAAAGAGGGCCACGACCTGATCATTGGAGTATGGTCAGGAGATGGTCAGTGCTTCCTAATTTATACAATGCTTTGCTCTTAAATTGAACTATCTCCTGAGTCGAGTTATGTGTTCATTGTGTAGTCTACTCCATGTCATTGAGGCAGCAGTTGCAAGATCCTGGAAAGAAGCCTGTTGCATCTCAACATTTTATCAATAAAGAGAAGGATGGAACTGCCAACAGGCATGTTTGCTtcttcctttctttcttttttaaaaaatggTAGTGATAAAACTGTCATAGTatgatttaaaaaaattatatcacAATTACATGACaaggctcaaaaaaaaaaatttacatgacAAGCGCTCCAACTGTTGTCGTTCCATGTCACATCCTCAACACACTATTAACAAAAGTTGGTCTGAATCagagtttttatttatttttagttaTTAGAACTTGTAACATGTAGACTGCTGCTATTATTAGTGGATAAGGACTATGCCAAAAACTTCTTTTGCGTACCCATCTTGATGAAAATCAGTGGATAGTAGCAAACATTTGATGTAAGCACTATTGAAATGTCTGGCACAGAGCATGTTTTTTCATGCCGACCGCTTCAAATTGGCATGTGAGAGCTGTTGTCAACTTCTCGTTTCCCTGTTTTGAATATACCCTAATGCCACCCTACTATGGTGGGTCCAATAGTTTTGTTGTTCCTGTCCTCTTTATGTAGTCCACAAGGAGCGTTTAGTGTAAGCATATTTTTTGTTTTGGAGAGCTGAAGCTGGATAATGATATACCTTCCTTGCGTAGTCAGAATCTGAAGCGAAGCATTTTGGTTGCATGCATGTTCTTCTTGCCAACCAAAGGACATGAGCTCTGCCATTATGAAAAATATGAAGTAGTTACAAGTGCCATATTTGTATAGGTAGTTTGGGAACATGGCAGAAATGCCAACCTCGTGTGTATTGCTCCCAAATAAGCAACTTCATTACTGACAGCAAGATGGCCTTTCGTAACCTGCAACTCACGTAGTGTAATAACCCTCAAAACAAAAGCCTTTAAGGGGATCGTGCTAAGACCTCCCTCCGGACAGCACTTTTTTTTCCGCTCGCCCTGACTGAGCTACTGATGGATACTGTTGATGTCATGGGCCGACTGCCGTAGTACCTAATGTGTATCTTCTTGGAGTGCTGGATTGATCTGATGTTGCCTTAGATCTGAGGTAGCATCAGAAAAGATTTAAGCGTAAAGTGGACTTTTCCCTCCCCTAAACACCGTAGCCATCCTGGCACTTTACACCCTGGCCGGTTTTGGAAGGGAAAAACCGTATATACATGCAAATATTGTTTGAAGAATATGACTATTTGTGACCAGTTCAAATTTGACTTTACTTGATGCCCTTGTTGCAGCCGATGTACTTGTGTTGCATGGGTGCCGGAGCGCGATGGCATATTTGTTGTCAGTAATGCTGATGGAAATCTCTACGTTTATGACAAAGTGAGCCCCTATTGTCATCATATTTTGTTACAATGTAATTAAGATTCGTTACGTCAAATTTGAACTGATTATTTTTTATGTTCAGTCCAAGGATGGAAATGCTGACTGGACATTTCCAACTGTAAAAGATCAAAGTCAGCTGATGATTTCACATGCAAAGTCCAATAAGGTACCATAGAGCACTTGATTTTGATCAACTAGTGGCATTTGATATCTTGTAGAGTTGATTTATGGCATCTGGTACCTTTTACTGAAAACATTAACAGACATGGATATCAGTGTTGGGATGGTTTCACATTATGCAAAGAAGTAGGACCTGTATGTCCAGGAAAACTAATGCACCCGTAGAATAATTTGCTGGGTTCGATAACCAGAATAAGCTTGTAACATTAGGTTTATATTTTTTTCTTGAGTTCATGACTAGATTTTAAGATCTCTGGTTGTTATTCTCTGTTTTTAACATCCCTTAAAAGGTAGAGTAATCGCCAGTTTACTGCGACATGTTCATTATTTGTAACATTTTCTAAGACAGCATCAGCATGCTATCAAATCTGCGTCAGGGCAATCAAAAACTAATAAAAGTACATATGTGTTgcaaatattggtcaaatccttttTGTTGCAGATGAAAGCATTTTCTGCAATATTGTATCCAGTGTTTTTAACCACACATAACATTTGTGAATGCTGCAAAATGTTAATTCAAGCGAAGTTAAGAAATTCCTGAACATGATGATTTTTAAACTGTAGCTGCTATCATTGATTCTGGGATGTAAATAATACTGCAGAGCAATCCTACTGCAAGATGGCACATCTGTCAAGGTGCAATCAATGCCATTTCATTTTCCCCTGATGGAACGTACATGGCTACTGTTGGTCGAGATGGTAACTTGTCGAGCCAAGACAAGAATCGACACACACTAAAGATTTATTTTCTGTCATATATTGTACTCAAGTTTTCCAATTGCACGCAGGCTACTTAAGAGTATTTGACTTCGCGAAAGAACTACTAATATTTGGTGGGAAAAGCTACTATGGTGCTCTTTTGTGTTGCTCATGGAGGTAAACTGCTGATTGCATGTAATGTTGTGCTGATGTATGGCACCTACTTTGTCATATGCCCACCTGCTTCTTGAAACTCGTACTTCTGACATTTGCAAAAACAGAAACCCGTAGTTCGGCATATGTTTTGCGCAGTTGCATCAGTTCTGTTACTTCCAGTCACTTTTAGGACTGTCATGTTTTACCTCTTGTAATCATGTTGATTAATCTGTGTATCACAAAAAACCATACAAGTCTTTCTGCAAATTATCCCCGTCGCTGTGAGACTAGTTTTTGTATAAATCATCATCAGAACTGACCAATTTTACATATAAAAATTGTTGAAGAACAGCAGCCAAGTGTATTTATTATGGACAGTTACGGAAAACTAGCAGCAACATATGGTGCGGACTTGCAGCATGCTTGTCAATTTCTTATTTTTGGTTACATATTAAGTTGATCTTAAAATTTTATCATTCGTCACGCAGAAGGCAATGTGACTTGAAGATGAACTCATACGTTGAGCTATATAAGTCATCGCTCTATGCATTAGCTCTATAACGCGTTTATAAAAGCGATTTTCTTGGCTTCTCAGTTAGAATCCAGCCTGATTTGACTGCCAGCAAATTGTTGTACTGGCATATACTGTACAAATTAGAAGTTACTTATCTTCCACCTGCCTGCTTATCGAGTTGTGTTCGGCTTGGTATTTTTTGCCTATGCTCTTGTACTTTAATTGAGTACCTTTTTATTGCAAGAGGAACACAGCTTTTGACATGTTATGTAATCAAACATGAAAGAAACTGTTAACACATTGGGTCAGGATCTCATCTTCTCTAGGCTGTTGCAACCCTCTCTGTCCTGAAATTGCCCTCTTACTGTTTTTCTAGTTTTGAAGGAATTTTGACCAAAATTGCTTAATATTCTTCGTAGTATTGCGTACTTGCATCTCTTGTCCCTTTCACAACATAACTTACTATTgcctgtacaatttttctgatGCAGTAGGATCTGTTGCATTTCACAATGGTTGTGGTGTTAAAGTTTTAGCTATATAACTGTAGAACAGTATACCCATATAGAAACGTGCTGCTATATATGATTGGGGTAGTATATTCATATAGCCATTGcatattcttttcttttccttttgcattttcttctttgaaACAGAACCTGGAAGGTGTCAATAATTTATCTGTGCTCTCCTGTTTCAGCGCGGATGGAAAATATTTATTATCAGGTGGGGAAGATGATCTTGTACAAGTATGGAGCATGGATGACAGAAAGATGGTTGCATGGGGCGAGGGGCATACATCATGGGTGATTTTATcattaccgctgtctttgtttacCAGCTATTTTGTTGAAACTTGCTATTTTGATGCAAATCTCTTTTCTGGTCCGCAGGTTAGCTCGGTTGCATTTGATTCATATTGGTCCCCACCAAATTCTGATGAAGCAGTAGAAAGTGTGATGTATCGCTTTGGCTCTGTTGGTCAGGTACCAATTAGTTTATATAAAACAACAAATTTGTTAATCTGCAGCATAATTTGTTTTTTCTCTAACTGAAATTAGAATAATATGTGGTAGAAAGAATCCGTTGTTTTCTTTTATAGCTGTGATTACCGAGAAGTATTGGAATGCCAGTGATATCTAAGTGTTGTATCAGTTACTTACTTGCTGGGTTGATTAGGCAATTTTACCGTTGTGAGCAATGGGCATGCCTCTAGAGTTGCACGGATCTCACTAGTTTTGCTGAAAAATAGTAATACAACGTGTGCCACTTGCAACATGTTCATGCTGGCCCAGTTCGGGTAGGCATCCTGGCTTAAGCCTGGACAAAAATGAACTGGACTTGGCAGGGACTTGGCAGAGTCCAGGCCTCACAAATAAGTTTGCTGCATTTCCTATTTTATGCCTCCCAAAGAGGTATTTGGTCTTTCCTATTTCGCGTGTTTATTGTTAAGCTGTGGCATTGAATATTTACTCTTGACCACATATTACAACTTGAGATTCAATGATTATATCTTGGACATAGGGTGTGCTATTATCATGTACAAGTAGTTTATGCTTCAATTACCATTTAGCATATTGGGTTAACACCAGAAATAATGC contains:
- the LOC124703584 gene encoding WD repeat-containing protein 20-like, with protein sequence MATSSSAGGGGAAGGAPGLKTYFKTPEGRHKLQYEKTHSPSVLHYNHGAGGKTVSEMTVAYLKEKPVGQGSTPSTPSSGSGMRSAAARLLGTGNGSRTLSFAGNNGVNRAVSGSSRVGGGIGMSTSVSGSQAVVNYDGKGTYIIFNTADTLFISDLNSHDKDPVKSIHFSNSNPLCHAFDSEAKEGHDLIIGVWSGDVYSMSLRQQLQDPGKKPVASQHFINKEKDGTANSRCTCVAWVPERDGIFVVSNADGNLYVYDKSKDGNADWTFPTVKDQSQLMISHAKSNKSNPTARWHICQGAINAISFSPDGTYMATVGRDGYLRVFDFAKELLIFGGKSYYGALLCCSWSADGKYLLSGGEDDLVQVWSMDDRKMVAWGEGHTSWVSSVAFDSYWSPPNSDEAVESVMYRFGSVGQDTQLLLWDLAMDEIAVPLRHPSSGSPTFSSGSPSAHWDSACPPPTGVLQPSPRMRDVPKLSPLVAHRVHADPLSGLEFTSESIVTICREGQIKIWARPVHSENSQRPNSSELLAGNAISKDKMITSPNKAGAVSSSFKQPSSVLYS